The genomic stretch catctaggtcatttataaaaatgacaaacagcagtggacccaacaccgacccttgcagtacaccactagtaactggactccaggaagaacatttcccatcaaccaccaccctctgtcttctttcagcaagccaatttctgactcaaactgctatatctcctacaatcccattcctccgcattttgtataatagcctactgtggggaactttgtcgaacgccttgctgaaatccatatccaccacatcaaccgatttactctcatctacctgtttggtcaccttctcaaagaactcaataaggtttgtgaggcacaacctacctttcacaaaaccgtgctgagtatccctaatcaaattattcttttctagatgattaaaaatcctatctcttataaccttttccaaaactttaccaacaactgaagtaaggctcactggtctataattaccagggttgtctctactctccttcttgaacagggaaccacatttgctatcctccagtcttctggcactattcctgtagacaatgacaagttaaagatcaatgccaaaggctcggcaatctcctccctggcttcccagaggatcctaggataaatcccatccagcccaggggacttatctattttcacattctGTAGGATTTcgaatacctcttccttgtgaacctcaatcccatttagtctagtagcctgtatcttagtattccccttgacaacattgttgttttctagagtgaatactgttgaaaaatattcatttagtgcttcccctatctcccctgactccacacacaacttcccactactatccttgattggccctaatcttactctcgtcattcttttattccttaaatacctatagaaagccttagggtgtgccctgatcctatccgccaacaacttctcatgtctcctcctggctcttctgagctctctttttaggttcttcctggctaccttgtaaccctcaagcaccctcactgagccttcacatctcattctaacataagccttcttcttcctcttgaccagagattccacctccttcataaaccacggctcccgtcctctacagcttcttccctgcctaacaggtacatacttatctaggacacacaggagcttttccttgaataagctccacactTCTATAGTGCCCATCCccttcagtttccttccccatcctatgctccctaaatcttgcctaatctcgtcgtaattgcctttccccagctataactcttgcccagtggtttacacctatccctttccatcactaaagtaaacataacagaattgtgatcgctatcaccaaagtgcttacctacttccaaatctaacacctggccgggctcattaacCAGCACCAAATCGAATGTGGCATCGCCCCTTGTtggtctagaacatagaacatagaacatagaacagtacagcacagaacaggcccttcagcccacgaatgttgtgccgaccattgatcctcatgtatgcaccctcaaatttctgtgaccatatgcatgtccagcagtctcttaaatgaccccaatgaccttgcttccacaactgctgctggcaacgcattccatgctctcacaactctctgtgtaaagaagccgcctctgacatcccctctatactttcctccaaccagcttaaaactatgacccctcgtgttagccatttctgccctgggaaatagtctctggctatcaactctatctatgcctctcattatcttgtatacctcaattaggtctcctctcctcctccttttctccaatgaaaacaagtcCAAGGTCTGTCTACATATTGTGaaaggaagccctcctgcacacactggacaaaaactgacccatctataatactcgaactatagtgttcccagtcaatatttggaaagttgaagtcccccatgacaactaccctgtctctctcactcctgttgAGAATCaactttgctatcctttcctctacatatctggaactattcggagtcctatagaaaactcccaacagggtgacctctcctttcctgtttctaacctcagcccatactacctcagttgacgagtccccaaacatcctttctgcaactgtaatactgtccttgaccaacaatgccacacctccccctcttttatcatcttctctgttcttactgaaacatctaaatcccagaacctgcaacaatcattcctgtccctgctctatccatgtctccgaaatggccacaacatcgaagtcccaggcaccaacccatgctgcaagttcacccaccttattccggatcgtcctggcattgaagtagacacacttcaaaccaacttcttgcttgctggtgccatcttgcgtccctgaaacttatTTCAGACCTCCTTACTCTCATACTTTTCTATattcgaactacaattttggttcccatccccctgctgaattagtttaaacccacccgaatagccttagcgaatttcccccccaggatattggtagccctctggttcaggtgaagaccatcttgcttgtagaggtcccacctatcccagaaagagccccaattatccaagaatccaaaaccctcccccctgcaccatccctgtagccagtgttcaactcctctctctccctattcctcacctcactagcatgtggcacaggcaacaaaccagagacaacaactctgttcgtcctagctctcagcttccatcctagctccctgaatttctgccttaaatctccatctctcttcctacctatgtcattggtgccgatgtggaccacgacttggggctgctccccctcccccttaaggatcccaaaaacatgatcagagacatcacgaaccctggcacctgggaggcaacacaccaaccacgaGTCTCTCTCGTCCCAACAGAAACTCCTATCTGTCCCCcaaactatggagtccccaatgactactgctctgctcctcctccctcttcccctctgagcagcagggacagactctgtgccagtaTACCTCGTTCCAACTCCTGTTGATGTAATACATGTTACAATGTAGGTCTCAAATGCACAAATAGTTGGAAGACAACATCAACAAGTCAAAAGATTGAATCAATCTTGTACTCAGACTGGAAAGGAAAACAACAAAGGTTAAATATCACTGATTTTGGAGACGCAGAAGGAAAGTAAGGGGTGAGGTCTGTGTGACGATGCTGTcattttaaaaaggttattttgtccttggttTTTTAAGAGAGGTTGGAAAGGCAGAGGCATTGAAGAGTCTAGAGAGCAACAGTTTAACAACggaaggggagtggccagttATCCTAGTTCAGGTTTTTTGTAGTTTTTTTAATCTGTAACAGTCACAACATGTTTTGAGTATCAGAAGTGTCGCAAGCTTCAGTAAAGGATTCCTCTGACTTTCTCTTAAGactctctctggatgttgttccctcctgcctgCAAGAATCTGTGTTTCAATTTTTGgctaagggtgtgtttatgggatgttactatattggaacagttaattagttaagttGCTTATCGGGTTAGTTAGGTTTTCCAATAGTTGTTACTCTAAATTCCGCTTtcatttgttcatgtttgaactgtagtgtttgaataaattgtctTTTGCCTAAAGCTGAGTGGTTTTACCAATTGCATCACACCTGGAACACCCACTTCACACCTgctttaaaaatagaaaaagtcagggtctaggctaccttcttaaaatattttgagggggtctgacCTGGTCCATAACACTTATTTTCTTGAAATTAGTTTGATCAAGGAGACTGTATAACATCTTTTAACAAGATGAGCTATTGTTTTAGAGAATGCAGCAACACAAAGTCACATGTACTTTGTAATGGAAAGCCAAGGGAATGAAATATGAGCCAAAGACTTTTCACAGCTCAGTATCCAGGATTGCCACAGATACTAGGATTTAAAAAGCCAAACCTCACTCTCACTCCTGCTGGAAATTCGGGAGAGAAATTATATCAGCATTAAAAGTGTTTTGTTCACTTTCTTCAACCACCTTAGTTTATTGGTTATAAGAAAAATTAAGATGACATCAAAAGCTGTTTCCTTTTTTATAAACTGCTTCATACGTCCTCCAGATTGAGAATGACTTGCTTCAATTTTGATTTGATGGGCTCCGAAATGGCTGATCAGTCCAGTGTGCGATCTGTGAGCTGTGCCTGTTTTTTGGAGCTGCTGTACCTGCCCTctcaagtatttatccagtttGCTTTTCAATGTGACAATCACTTGGATTCTGTAGAATCCGATTACTGACTTTTGTGTTACTGCCAATATGATATGTTTTAATCTCCTATGATATCCAATACAGTTGGCAACCCTAAAGGAGTTTCAAGGCATAAAACTGAGGCCACTAAAGTGCAACTACCATTGGTAAAAGCAAAGTGGGCAAGAATACCAGCATCAAATAGGTGCAATTTGTGAGGAGGTTGTACGAGACAACAGTGACGGCTATTAGCATCTTTTCTTCGTTCTTGAGATGTAAATGTGTTGACAAAGCCAATATTTAGTGCCCATTCCTAGCTGCaattgaaaaggtggtgatgagtaaccttcttgaactgctgcaggccaggTGAAATAAGGTACACATCCACAGCAGTTGACACACAACGAGGCTTGCTAGGCTCATTCAGAACCAAGTGAAGAGTCAACTACTttactgtggatctgaagtcatatGCGGGACCATTTCAGGTAAGGGTAGCAGATTCCTCCCCTTGAAGACAGCGGGCATGTTTTGTTTGACCACAATCTGGTAGATTCACAATCATGAGTAACAAGGCGAACGGTTTCTTCCAGACTGATGgattaattgaaattaaatgcACCCAGCCACATTTGAACTGGCATCTCTGGGTCAGTCAGGTCCTTTTTGGATAAAGCGGAGGGAAGCAGGAAAAgggtaaaagaaaacatttatttatttggaAAGAAAACTGAAGCTCGGGTCACTGTAAAAAGAATGAAGAGAGAGACTTCCCCTGGGAGGGCTGTGGCTTGGCACAGAACCTGCTGAATGAACAAGAGCCATCCTGGCTGAGCAGTGACGTCAGACGCTTTTCAGGATTATCATTAAAcgtaaaaggagaaaaaaaacaatgaagaCCAGCGGAGTCCTGACAGTGGCGAGGCagtgagtaaaaaaaaattctcttatATTAACGACAAACTGTAGAGTGGTAGTTTGATAGAGCTGACTGTCAAACCTTTGCTCTGTCCCTCCCTTGACcacttttaatttctttttaccTTTTTTCCTTTTCTATTCTCCACGAGCCCGAGGCCTTGGGAACGACCGAAAAGCCGGACCATCTGGCTCAACAATTACTGACATATTCTGTACTccggttttgttttattttcctttctttggGGAATTCGGTGATTTAAAAATGAGGTTTAGGTGCCGTTTCGTCCGGAGCacactcttttttaaaaaacgaaCCGTTTACCTTCGTCGCCGCCGGTCATACGCATGCGCCCCTGGctcttaataaaaaccgaaagaactgcggatgctgttaatcaggaacaaaaataaagttgctggaaaagctcagcaggtctggcagtatctgaggaggagaaaacaagagttaacgtttcgggtagagtgacccttcctcagagcgcaGAAACGGTTCGTTTTGTGTTTGTTCGCTCCTGGCTCTTGTTGGTGGGAGAGAAACCTCTGGATCCAGGGGGTCCCCTACGTCACCCTATGCTATTCCACTCTGCACAATCCCACGCTTCCTCAACTCACTCTACAcagcagcttttttttaaataaactccAGGGCCAATGTACCCCAAAACACATTCCATTCTAAAGCAGTAAACTGCACAATGAACTACCCTCTAATGTGGCTGTTCTACTAACAGCTGTGTATTGATCAGGTTTACAGAAAGAAAATCTTGCGTATTTTGTAGAGCCTTTCCTGTCTTAAGGCTATCCCTGAGAGCTTTAAAGCCATTGAAATACTTTACTTTGACAGTCAATTTTTGGTGTAGTGAGCTTTTTTACAAACTGCTTCATAGGTCCTCCAGAATGACTTGCTTCAACTTTGATTCATTGGTTTCTGAAGTGGTTGATCAGTCCAATGTGTGAGTTTCCAGCTGTATCAGTTTTTTTTGGAGTTACTGCCCCTGCCctcaagtatttatccagtttTCTTTTCATTGTGACAATTACTTGAATTCTGTAGAATCAGATTACTGACTTTTTTGGTGCTGAAAAGTTGTCCTTATTTATTGTAACAAAATCAATTATGATTTCTGCCTTTAAATCAAAATCCCAACCCCAATGAAAGCTTCCAATCATATGCAGTGTCAGCATGTAATTTGCAACACTAAAGTTGGAGTTCATATATTAGAGAAGAACAAATATCGTTTGGAACATTGCCGCACAACCACTTGACGCATTGAAATAAATGATCTAATATCAACATTAAAATAGTACACAGAATGTTACAAGGAATCATTAAAAATAATTCCACACTCTCAGTTTCCAACTTATGTTCCTGCATTCACAACTTCCTTTGATTTCAAAGATCACAAAAACACCGTGATGCTTTGCTACCTGTATTGTCAGCTGTTACTTCAATCTTGGATACATTTCCTGTTTTCAGGTTTGGAAATACAACAATTATCATAGAACCATTGAACCCTGATAATGCCGAAAGAgaccattctgtccatcaagtcAGCATAggccctgcaaagagcatcccaccgtaTCCTCATAACTATGGTAAATACAGggttaacccacccagcctgcacatccctgaaacaatggggcaatttagcatgtccaatccacctaaccacatctttggactctgggcaaaaaaccagagcacctggaggaaatccatccagacactgggagaatgtgcagactcctcacagacagccactaaaggctggaattgaacccatgtccctggtcctgtttatatatatatatatatatttatatataaaattttcacacagagtgctGAGCGTCTgcaacaggctgccagaggtagtggtggatgcGTGTAcaatttcaccatttaaaaaacatttagacaggtacatagatggcaTAGGGATGGAGGgattatggaccaaatgcaggcaaatgggtctagtttatattgtgaaaactgggcgCCATGggcaaattgggccaaaggatttgttttcATGTTGTCCACCTCTGTGACTAAATGATGCTCCTGTTGGTTTCCATttcttaaatttaatttaaattaaaactgcaactcatattttgtttttaatgactGGTGTACTGCAAGACCCCTTAAGGTTCCATGTGGTACTGACACAATCAATTTCACTTCACATGCTGCAGTCAGATAGAATTTAATCAGTCTGTGGGTGCTTCCTTTTGTTCAGATTTTTCCCTGGTAACTTCATATTGCCTGTACTTTGGTGTGGCCTTTTAAGCTATTTCTCACCTGAATTGAATACAATGCATTAATTACAAGAAAGATTTATTTCCTCCTCCATGAGATGGGAGTGCTCTGTTTGTGGCAGTGTTAATATGAGAGACAAAAATTGCCCTTCCCAAATATGACTAAATCTTCAAGGCTGAAATTCATTTTTTACAGTGATTCTATAACTGTTATAATCAAGAAGACgtaatggcatagtggtattattgctgaagtgttaatccagagtcccagataacattctgggggcccaggttcgaatctcaccacggcagatggtgaaatttgaattaaataaacacctggaattaagaatctaatgatgactatgaatccattgtcgatggtcagaaaaacctatctggttcactaatgtcttttatggaaggaaactgccctccttacctggtctggcctatatgtgactccagacccacagcaatgtggttaactatcaactgccctctgggcaattggggatggacaataaaagtccagtgatgtcctcatcctgttaatgaataaaaaaaaaaccttattCTCCTTCTAATATTTCCTCTGTgtgatttcctttttttttgtagaaaCTAAAGCATGAAGTTGAATGAACGAAGTGTGGCATACTATGCCACCTGTGATTCTCCGACTGATAAGACTGGATACTTGCACAAGAAAGGAGAGCGAAACACTGCTTACCACAGGCGCTGGTTTGTTTTGAAGGGTAATCTGTTTTTTTACTTTGAAGAAAAGGACAGTAAAGACCCAATTGGTGTGATTGTACTTGAGGGATGTACTGTGGAATTGTGCGAATCTTCAGAGGATTATGCCTTTGCGATCAAATTTGACAGTGCTAAATCGCGAACATATAAAATGGCTGCTGAGAGCCAGAGAGAAATGGAATCTTGGGTTAAAGCTTTATCTCGTGCAAGCTTTGACTATATGAGAATTGTTGtgaaggaactggagaaacaatTGGAAGAGATGCAGCAAAATAGATCCAGCAGCCGTAAAAGCCAAAGAAAATCACTACTGCGAAAGCAAGGAAGCACTCCTCATAGTTCACCACTAATCTCTCATAATTTCGCTGTATCTTATAGGACTCCTGTTAAGGAGAATGGCTAT from Stegostoma tigrinum isolate sSteTig4 chromosome 26, sSteTig4.hap1, whole genome shotgun sequence encodes the following:
- the pheta1 gene encoding sesquipedalian-1; its protein translation is MKLNERSVAYYATCDSPTDKTGYLHKKGERNTAYHRRWFVLKGNLFFYFEEKDSKDPIGVIVLEGCTVELCESSEDYAFAIKFDSAKSRTYKMAAESQREMESWVKALSRASFDYMRIVVKELEKQLEEMQQNRSSSRKSQRKSLLRKQGSTPHSSPLISHNFAVSYRTPVKENGYVPWNTIQDQITDSELNGKAHTVNDNNDISKCFLDHAPERPLHTQRLPPPLPPRRRSATGGVTSVTGGLMLAQDDNTPAGVFGFTRLHEWFGRDIIQLRRQWQENKFASNDRSQLDQMVLN